The following DNA comes from Streptomyces sp. Ag109_O5-10.
AACTTCCTCGCGGTGAAGAAGGGCAACGAGAAGGACCCGCGGGTGAAGAAGCTCGCCAAGCTGCTCACCTCGCCCGAGGTGAAGAAGTTCATCGAGGACAAGTACCAGGGCTCGGTCATCCCGTCCTTCTGACGGCACGTATACGGCGTATCGCCACGCACGGGGTCCACTCGGTCACCACGGGTGGGCCCCGTCGTGCGGTTCAGTGGTTTCATGCTGCATGCTGGGCAGTTCGCAGGCCCTGAAGGATTTCCGAAGGTTACGGAGCGGCGCATGACTAGCACCTTCCCCAACATCTCCATCAGCACGGAGCGGTTGGTGCTGCGTCCCCTCGACGAGGACGACGTGCCCGCGCTGGCCGAGATGATGAACGACGAGCAGGTGGCGGCCTGGACCAGCGTCCCGCAGCCGTACGGCGAGGACACCGCCCGGCGCTGGATCACCGAGCACGCCCCGGCCGAACGGCTCGCCGGCCGGGGCCTGGACCTCGCCGTCACGGAGTTCCTCACCCAGCGCCTGGTCGGCGTCGTCCGGCTCGCCAGGACCAACTGGCACATCCGGTCGACCGAGTTGTCGTACATCATCGCCCCCTGGGCCCGGGGCGAGGGCTACGCCTCCGAGGCCGCGCTCGCCACCGCGCAGTGGCTGCTCGGCGACCAGAAGCTGGAGCGCATCGAACTGCGCACCGCCGCCGACAACGCCGCCGCACAGCAGGTGGCGCAGAAGATCGGCTGCATCAGCGAGGGCGTGCTGCGCAATGCCTGCATAGTCCACGTCCGCACGGAGGACGGCACCTGGGCCGACGTGCGCAGCGACTACATCGTGTGGAGCCTGCTCCCGGAGGACCTGGAGGGCGCGGGCGAGGAACTCGCCGGCAGCGACGGCTTCACCTCCTGGAACTGACGGCGGCGGGACTCACCCCGTCGCACGCCGTACACCTCCACCAGGTACCCTCACGGAGCCCGTCCGCCGGGCCCGGACCCCACAGACCTGCGAAAACCCTGGAGACTGACGACGATGGCCGACCGGGTCACGGTGATCGGCTGGGACGGCTCGCCCCTGACCGCCGCAGGGCGCGGCGCACTCGGCGCCGCCACGCTCGTCGCGGGCGCGGCCCACCATCTCGCCCTTCCCGAAGTGCCGCCCGGCGCGGAACGCATCCGCCTCGGCAGCGTCGCCCTCGCCGCCCGCCGCATCGCCGGCCACCGCGGCACCGCCGTGGTGCTCGCCGACGGCGACCCCGGCTTCTTCGGCGTGGTACGGACCCTGCGCGCCCCCGAGTTCGGCCTGGAGGTCGAGGTCGTGCCCGCCGTCTCCTCGGTGGCCGCCGCCTTCGCCCGCGCCGGGATGCCCTGGGACGACGCACAGGTGGTCGTCGCACACCGGCGCACCCTGCGACGCGCGGTGAACGTGTGCCGCGCCCACACCAAGGTCGCCGTCCTCACCTCGCCCGGCGCCGGGCCCGCCGAACTCGGCCTCCTCATGGATGGCGTCCACCGCACCTTCGTCATCTGCGAGGAACTCGGCACCGAACGCGAGCAGGTCCACGTCGTGACCTCCGACAAGGCCGCCGACCACGCCTGGCGCGACCCCAACGTCGTCATCGTCATCGGCGGCACGACCGGAGCGGTGCCGGCACCCGAGGGCGGCGGCTGGATCGCCGGCCGCGATCCGGCCGCCGGCCCGCGCGGCTGGGTGCTGCCCGACGCGGAGTACGGCGACGGTGCCCCGCTCGGCGAAGGGGAAACGGATCTGCTGCGGGCCGCCCAACTCGCCCGGCTGGGGCCCCGGGTCGGCGACCTCGTCTGGGACATCGGCTGCGGCAGCGGTGCGTTCGCCACGGAGGCCGCGCGCGCCGGGGCCGCCGTCATCGCCGTCGACCGGGACCTCGCGGCCTGCGTGCGCAGCGACGCGGCCGCCCGGAGGTTCGGTGTCCAGCTCCAGATCGTCAACGGCGCTGCCCCGCACGTGCTGGAGAACCTTCCCGAACCCGACGTCGTCCGGGTCGGCGGCGGGGGAGCGGCGGTGGTGAACGCGGTCGCCGACCGGCGCCCGCAGCGCATCGTCACCCACGCCGCCACCCGCGACGCGGCCGAACTCGTCGGACGAGACCTGACCGAGCACGGATACCAGGTCGAGTGCGCCCTGCTGCAGTCCGTCGAACTCGACACCAGGGCCTGGACGGAGACCGAGCGGAACGTCGCGTTCCTGCTCAGCGGTGTTCTGCCCGAGCGTGCCCCGTGATCCGGTAGTCATACTGCGCGCGGTAGGCTGGCCGATCGCTGCACCGCACCGGTGGCCCGGAAATCTGTTCCTCAATGTCCGGAAAACACGCCTCTTTTGGGGCGGGTGTGGTACGGCATAACCGGGGACGCGCAACGTGGCGCAGTCCACAGCGGGCTGTCGCGGATCACGCTGTCGCGACGGTCGAACGGCCGGGACAATGCCAGTGAGTGGCTTTGTCGCCTTTTCCGGCGGGTCGTTCGTGCCGCTGGGCACGCACGCTCGTTCTTCACTGCGGGGCGGTCGGTGCGCCGTCCCGGGCGAGCTGGCCGTAGAAGGCACTAACCGATGGGCGAGGGGTACGCATGACGGACACCGGCCAGGTCCCGGGCGAGGGACTGCCGGAGAGCGCAGGCATGGTGGAACAGCCGGGCGTCACCGCGCACGGCGCGTACACCTACCTCTCCGAGTCGCCTGCCGAGGACGAAGAGGACCTGCTGCTCCCCGGCGCCCAGGGCGCCTGGGGGAACGAAGTGCCGCCGCCGGCCCCGGAGCCGGTCGTCGAGGCCGTCCACGAGCCCGGCCCGCACGAGATGGGCGGCCGGGACAGCGGCTCGGTCGACCTCACCGCCGTCCGGCTGCCCAGCTCGGTACCGGCGTCCCCGATCCTCTCCGTGCCGCACGACCCGGCGGCCGCCCCGGTTGCGCGCCGTCCGCTGCACCTCGGCCCGCCGATCCCGGACGCCTCCACCAGCCCGGTCCGCTCCCTCGCCGACCGCGGCCCGACCGGCGCACCGGTACGGCAGCCGGGGGCACCGGCGGCCGGTCCCGAGTACCTCGACGTCCAGCCGCCCCACGAGGCGGTACCGCCGTCCGCCGCACCCTGGGGGGCGCCTCAGACGGCGTCGCAGACCGTCCCGCAGGCGGCACAGGTGGCAGCTCCGGTGGCACAGGTCGCCGCGCAGGCCCCGGCTGCCGAAACGGTTGCTCCGGTCGGCACGGCACCGGAGCCGGTCGCTGTCGCGGCTCCCGCCGCCCCGGCCGCTCCCGTCGCTGCGGCCGCTCCCTTCGCCGCGGCCCCCGAGCCGCAGCCGCAGCCCGTGGCCGCCCATGAACCCGGCACTCCCGACCAGGCCGGCGCCGCCCAGGCGGCCGTCGCCCGCCTCACCACGGCCGCCACGGCCACGGGCACCGCGGGCGAGCCGTACGGCGTCGGTCGGCAGGTCGACGGGGGCGTTCCGGCGCCGGTGGCCGAACCGGTGACCGTACCGGCGGCGCCGCAGGCCGTAGAGGTGCCGGACGGTGCTCAGCCGGCGCAGGTCCCGCAGTTCCCGGACGCTCCCGGAGCCGCCGAGGTCCCGCAGGCTCCGCACGGGCCGGACGCGGTGCCGGCGCAGGCGGCTCCGGTGGTGCCGGCTCCGGTGGCGGCCGTGGGTCCGCAGACCGGTCAGGCTCCCGGCGCCGGCGCGGCCGTGGACGGCGGCGTCCCGCCGGTACCAGAGCAGGCCGGGCACCGGCCTGCGGAGCCGGAGACGGCCGCCGAGGCCCTGGCGGCCGCGCCGGAGCAGCAGGCCGTGGCGCCGGCGGGGTCGGAGCAGGCCGTGGAGGCCGGGGTGCCCGAGCCGGGTCCGGCACCGGAGGCGGTGGGACCGGAGGCGGTCGCACCGGAGGGGGTTGCACCGGAGGCGGTCGTGTCGGACGCCGCCGCTCCGGAAGCCGTCGTGTCGGAAGCCGCCGCGCCCGGGGCCCTCCCGGCTGCCGAGGCCGTCGCGCCCGGGGCCGTCCCGGCTGTGGAGGCCGTCGTGGCAGAGCCGGTCGTGGCCGAGCCAGCCGTTGCCGAACCCCTAAAGGGCGTCCAGCCGGTGGCCGCCGTGCCGCTGCAGCCCGAGGAGTACGCGGCCGAGGCGTCCGCCCCGGTGCCCCCCGCACTCGTCGTCGCCGCCGAGATCCCCCAGCCGTCCCAGCCTGCGGAGGTCCTCACGCCCGCCGTCCAGGAGGGCGAGCAGGTCACCCCGCCCGCCGAGGCCGACGTACCCGTGGCCGCTGTGGTACCGCCGCCGTCCGAGACCCCCGAGGCGCACTTCGCCGAGTTCGCCCAGCCGGTCGACGCCCCCCTCGCGGGCCCGCAGACCCAGGGCTCGGTGCCCGCCCCCGAGGAGGCCCCCGCGGAACCGGCCGCGGACCAGCCGCTCGGCGAGTTCGTCCCCGTCGACGGCCAGGTGCCGACCACCCCGCACCTCGCCCCCACCCCGCCCCACCCGCTGGTCCTCCCCAGCCAGGACCAGGGCGGACCGGCAGCGCCCGAACAGACCGCGACGGTCCCCGCCCCGCGTGAGGCCGAGCCCGCTCCGCTGCCGGAGCACCCCGATGTCGTACAGCAAGCGGAGGACCTGGACACCAGGGCCGCCGACCAGGAAGAGAGCACGGCCCCCGTGGCAGAAGCACGTCAGTCCACCGGCCCGGCCGCGCCCGCCTACGACGACGCCGAGCGCGAGGCCGTCCTCAAGGTCATGCGCGAGCGCCGTGACATCCGCAACGGCTTCCGCAGCGACCCGATCCCGCACGAGGTGCTGCTGCGCGTCCTGGAGGCCGCGCACACCGCGCCTTCCGTAGGCCACTCCCAGCCCTGGGACTTCGTCGTCATCCGCTCGGCGGACACCCGCCGCTCGATGCACGAACTGGCCATGCGCCAGCGCGACGCCTACGCCAAGTCCCTCCCCAAGGGCCGCGCGAAGCAGTTCAAGGAACTCAAGATCGAGGCCATCCTCGACACCCCGGTGAACATCGTCGTCACCGCCGACCCGACCCGCGGCGGCCGCCACACCCTCGGCCGGCACACGCAGCCGCAGATGGCGCCCTACTCCGCCGCCCTCGCCGTCGAGAACCTCTGGCTCGCCGCGCGCGCCGAGGGCCTCGGTGTCGGCTGGGTCAGCTTCTTCGACGAGCGCGAGATGGTCCGCGCCCTCGGCCTGCCCGAGCACCTCGAGGTCATCGCCTACCTGTGCGTGGGCTACGTCGACGAGTTCCCGGACGAGCCCGAGCTGATGCAGGCCGGCTGGTCCAAGCGGCGCCCGCTGTCGTGGGTCGTCCACGAGGAGACGTACGGCCGTCGCGCCCTGCCGGGCGAGGACCCGCACGACCTGCTCGCCGAGACCGTCGCCAGCGTCCGCCCGCTGGACGCCAAGGCGCTCGGCGAGGCGTGGGAGCGGCAGAAGCGGATGACCAAGCCGGCCGGCGCGCTCGGCATGCTGGAGATCATCTCAGCGCAGCTCTCCGGCCTGTCCCGGCAGTGCCCGCCGCCGATCCCGGAGCCCGCGGCCGTCGCGATCTTCGCCGGCGACCACGGGGTGCACGCCCAGGGCGTCACCCCCTGGCCGCAGGAGGTCACCGCCCAGATGGTGGCCAACTTC
Coding sequences within:
- a CDS encoding GNAT family N-acetyltransferase, with the protein product MTSTFPNISISTERLVLRPLDEDDVPALAEMMNDEQVAAWTSVPQPYGEDTARRWITEHAPAERLAGRGLDLAVTEFLTQRLVGVVRLARTNWHIRSTELSYIIAPWARGEGYASEAALATAQWLLGDQKLERIELRTAADNAAAQQVAQKIGCISEGVLRNACIVHVRTEDGTWADVRSDYIVWSLLPEDLEGAGEELAGSDGFTSWN
- the cbiE gene encoding precorrin-6y C5,15-methyltransferase (decarboxylating) subunit CbiE, which translates into the protein MADRVTVIGWDGSPLTAAGRGALGAATLVAGAAHHLALPEVPPGAERIRLGSVALAARRIAGHRGTAVVLADGDPGFFGVVRTLRAPEFGLEVEVVPAVSSVAAAFARAGMPWDDAQVVVAHRRTLRRAVNVCRAHTKVAVLTSPGAGPAELGLLMDGVHRTFVICEELGTEREQVHVVTSDKAADHAWRDPNVVIVIGGTTGAVPAPEGGGWIAGRDPAAGPRGWVLPDAEYGDGAPLGEGETDLLRAAQLARLGPRVGDLVWDIGCGSGAFATEAARAGAAVIAVDRDLAACVRSDAAARRFGVQLQIVNGAAPHVLENLPEPDVVRVGGGGAAVVNAVADRRPQRIVTHAATRDAAELVGRDLTEHGYQVECALLQSVELDTRAWTETERNVAFLLSGVLPERAP
- the cobT gene encoding nicotinate-nucleotide--dimethylbenzimidazole phosphoribosyltransferase, which produces MTDTGQVPGEGLPESAGMVEQPGVTAHGAYTYLSESPAEDEEDLLLPGAQGAWGNEVPPPAPEPVVEAVHEPGPHEMGGRDSGSVDLTAVRLPSSVPASPILSVPHDPAAAPVARRPLHLGPPIPDASTSPVRSLADRGPTGAPVRQPGAPAAGPEYLDVQPPHEAVPPSAAPWGAPQTASQTVPQAAQVAAPVAQVAAQAPAAETVAPVGTAPEPVAVAAPAAPAAPVAAAAPFAAAPEPQPQPVAAHEPGTPDQAGAAQAAVARLTTAATATGTAGEPYGVGRQVDGGVPAPVAEPVTVPAAPQAVEVPDGAQPAQVPQFPDAPGAAEVPQAPHGPDAVPAQAAPVVPAPVAAVGPQTGQAPGAGAAVDGGVPPVPEQAGHRPAEPETAAEALAAAPEQQAVAPAGSEQAVEAGVPEPGPAPEAVGPEAVAPEGVAPEAVVSDAAAPEAVVSEAAAPGALPAAEAVAPGAVPAVEAVVAEPVVAEPAVAEPLKGVQPVAAVPLQPEEYAAEASAPVPPALVVAAEIPQPSQPAEVLTPAVQEGEQVTPPAEADVPVAAVVPPPSETPEAHFAEFAQPVDAPLAGPQTQGSVPAPEEAPAEPAADQPLGEFVPVDGQVPTTPHLAPTPPHPLVLPSQDQGGPAAPEQTATVPAPREAEPAPLPEHPDVVQQAEDLDTRAADQEESTAPVAEARQSTGPAAPAYDDAEREAVLKVMRERRDIRNGFRSDPIPHEVLLRVLEAAHTAPSVGHSQPWDFVVIRSADTRRSMHELAMRQRDAYAKSLPKGRAKQFKELKIEAILDTPVNIVVTADPTRGGRHTLGRHTQPQMAPYSAALAVENLWLAARAEGLGVGWVSFFDEREMVRALGLPEHLEVIAYLCVGYVDEFPDEPELMQAGWSKRRPLSWVVHEETYGRRALPGEDPHDLLAETVASVRPLDAKALGEAWERQKRMTKPAGALGMLEIISAQLSGLSRQCPPPIPEPAAVAIFAGDHGVHAQGVTPWPQEVTAQMVANFLGGGAVCNAFASQVGAEVCVVDVGVAAELPATPGLLPRKVRTGTSDMTTGPAMTREEAKQAIEVGIETARDLVAAGNKALLTGEMGIANTTASAALISVFTGADPAEVTGRGTGINDDTLARKTEVVRRALELHQPDPADPIGVLAAIGGFEHAAMVGLLLGGASLRTPVILDGVSAGAAALVARAIAPEVLAACIAGHRSAEPGHVAALNKLGLRPLVDLDLRLGEGTGALLALPLVQSTARAMHEVATFDSAGVTEK